A single genomic interval of halophilic archaeon DL31 harbors:
- a CDS encoding hypothetical protein (KEGG: hbo:Hbor_07860 hypothetical protein), producing MSNAGGERLELPCSETVSLQSLDLGMRDLECDCGERHAVVMDMHPPTRFFPEFLVETLEGAIESDSEEMPDFGTPHLMGIVMEEFPEQVAVADASDDGDVGFALVWITQFDSRRLHEVLVELVIELMEHAVSHAESERAMTDFEEQMLEFDVQEFVDQYRDERDLDPEPYV from the coding sequence ATGTCGAACGCAGGCGGCGAGCGACTCGAGCTACCCTGCAGCGAGACGGTGTCGCTCCAGTCGCTCGACTTGGGGATGCGGGATCTCGAGTGTGACTGCGGCGAGCGCCACGCGGTGGTGATGGATATGCACCCGCCGACGCGGTTCTTCCCGGAGTTCTTGGTCGAGACCCTCGAGGGCGCCATCGAGAGTGACAGCGAGGAGATGCCGGACTTCGGAACCCCGCACCTGATGGGCATCGTGATGGAGGAGTTCCCCGAACAGGTGGCCGTCGCCGACGCCTCCGACGACGGCGACGTGGGGTTCGCGCTGGTCTGGATCACCCAGTTCGACTCGCGACGGCTCCACGAAGTGCTGGTGGAGCTGGTAATCGAGCTGATGGAGCACGCCGTCTCCCACGCCGAGAGTGAGCGCGCGATGACTGACTTCGAAGAGCAGATGCTCGAGTTCGACGTTCAGGAGTTCGTCGATCAGTACCGCGACGAGCGCGACCTCGACCCCGAGCCCTACGTCTAG
- a CDS encoding carbamoyl-phosphate synthase, large subunit (TIGRFAM: Carbamoyl phosphate synthase, large subunit, glutamine-dependent~KEGG: htu:Htur_3296 carbamoyl-phosphate synthase, large subunit~PFAM: Carbamoyl phosphate synthetase, large subunit, ATP-binding; Carbamoyl phosphate synthase, large subunit, N-terminal; Carbamoyl phosphate synthetase, large subunit, oligomerisation) — translation MSDTGSDEDVPTTATPAEPTAGDGAGTGRTILLIGSGPIQIGQAAEFDYSGAQACRALQEEGARVVLVNSNPATIMTDPETADRVYVEPITPEAIAEVIRTEQPDGVIAGLGGQTGLNVTAELAEQGVLAEHDVEIMGTPLDTIYATEDRDLFRQRMEDLGQPVPRSTTLTLEDDESATELSAEALRERVEAGVENVGGLPVIARTTYTLGGSGSGVVHEMDELLERARKGLRLSRNDEVLLTESISGWVELEYEVMRDANDSCIIICNMENLDPMGIHTGESTVVTPSQVIPDDGHQEMRDAALEVIRDLGIQGGCNIQFAWRDDGTTGGEYRVVEVNPRVSRSSALASKATGYPIARVTAKVALGKRLHEIDNEITGETTAAFEPAIDYVVTKVPRWPIDKFEDTDFTLSTAMKSTGEAMAIGRTFEESLLKALRSSEYDPAEDLDALEDEELREQYLERPSPDRPYAMFEAFERGFSVEEVVEATGIYEWYVERFARIVKASKEVVDGEFTPAAVAGFTNAEISALAGNVFEDSSLTWLPETRGAWREAAEPAAAGAAESEGLPVSAERAGVGEVEATVPGRTYKQVDTCAGEFAASTPYYYSARKPATFTGPFEGETAAGELQVDRDAESVVVVGGGPIRIGQGVEFDYCSVHAVRALREMGIEAHVVNNNPETVSTDYDTSDGLFFEPITAEEVADTIEATDADGVMVQFGGQTSVDVGDPLKNELDRRGLDCEIMGTSVDAMDLAEDRDRFNRLMTDRGIDQPAGGSATSEQEALDLAHEIGYPVLVRPSYVLGGRAMEVVYGDDELREYVEEAVRVSPEKPILIDSFLAGAVELDVDAVSDGEDVLIGGIMEHVETAGIHSGDSACVIPPRSLDKETLGRVRDVVEEIAEALETVGLLNVQLAVKDGDVFVLEANPRSSRTVPFVSKATGVPIAKLAARAMAGESLAEMEIAEQIPDQPSVKEVVLPFDRLPESDPRLGPEMKSTGEVMGTANSFGAAYGKAQIAAHNAIPQTGTVAVDGDWDEDVVVAFADHLDVVEPDDLGAALREGTVDLLLSTELESLKSAVEEQVAYLSTDAAARAALEALDAGEGIEGTLAGTDVAALSDRPTTKRNWGQ, via the coding sequence ATGAGCGATACCGGGAGCGACGAGGACGTTCCGACGACAGCGACGCCCGCCGAACCGACCGCAGGGGACGGGGCCGGTACGGGGCGGACCATCCTGCTCATCGGGAGCGGCCCCATCCAGATCGGGCAGGCCGCGGAGTTCGACTACTCCGGCGCACAGGCCTGCCGAGCGCTGCAGGAGGAGGGTGCTCGCGTCGTCCTCGTGAACTCCAACCCCGCGACCATCATGACCGACCCGGAGACGGCCGACCGGGTCTACGTCGAACCCATCACGCCCGAGGCCATCGCGGAGGTCATCCGCACGGAGCAGCCTGACGGCGTCATCGCCGGACTCGGCGGGCAGACCGGGCTGAACGTCACCGCTGAACTCGCCGAGCAGGGCGTGCTTGCAGAACACGACGTGGAGATTATGGGCACGCCACTGGACACCATCTACGCCACCGAGGACCGCGACCTGTTCCGCCAACGTATGGAGGACCTCGGGCAGCCGGTCCCCCGCTCGACCACCCTCACACTGGAGGATGACGAATCCGCCACGGAACTCAGCGCCGAGGCATTGCGCGAACGTGTCGAAGCCGGCGTCGAGAACGTCGGCGGCCTGCCGGTCATCGCGCGGACCACCTACACGCTGGGCGGCTCCGGTTCGGGTGTCGTCCACGAGATGGACGAACTGCTCGAACGCGCCCGCAAAGGGCTGCGTCTCTCGCGCAACGACGAAGTGCTCCTGACCGAGTCAATCTCCGGCTGGGTCGAGCTGGAGTACGAGGTGATGCGTGACGCCAACGACTCCTGCATCATCATCTGCAACATGGAGAACCTCGACCCGATGGGTATCCACACGGGTGAGTCAACTGTTGTCACGCCCTCGCAGGTCATCCCCGACGACGGCCACCAGGAGATGCGCGACGCGGCGCTGGAAGTCATTCGTGACCTCGGGATTCAGGGCGGCTGTAACATCCAGTTCGCCTGGCGCGACGATGGCACCACCGGCGGCGAGTACCGCGTCGTCGAAGTGAACCCCCGTGTCTCGCGCTCCTCTGCGCTGGCCTCGAAGGCGACGGGCTACCCCATCGCCCGTGTCACGGCGAAGGTCGCACTCGGCAAGCGCCTCCACGAAATCGACAACGAAATTACCGGCGAGACCACCGCCGCCTTCGAGCCAGCTATCGACTACGTGGTCACGAAGGTGCCGCGCTGGCCCATCGATAAGTTCGAGGATACCGACTTCACGCTCTCGACGGCGATGAAGTCCACTGGCGAAGCGATGGCCATCGGGCGAACGTTCGAGGAGAGCCTGCTCAAGGCGCTCCGCAGTTCCGAGTACGACCCGGCAGAGGACCTCGACGCGCTGGAGGACGAAGAACTCCGTGAACAGTATCTCGAACGCCCGAGCCCCGACCGTCCCTACGCCATGTTCGAGGCGTTCGAGCGCGGCTTCAGCGTCGAGGAGGTCGTCGAGGCCACCGGCATCTACGAGTGGTACGTCGAGCGGTTCGCCCGCATCGTCAAGGCGAGCAAGGAGGTCGTCGACGGCGAGTTCACTCCGGCAGCGGTCGCCGGCTTCACGAACGCAGAAATCTCCGCGCTGGCGGGCAACGTTTTCGAGGACAGCAGCCTGACGTGGCTGCCGGAGACCCGCGGTGCGTGGCGTGAAGCCGCCGAACCCGCAGCCGCCGGGGCCGCCGAGAGCGAGGGACTGCCGGTTTCGGCCGAGCGTGCCGGCGTCGGCGAGGTGGAGGCAACGGTGCCCGGCCGCACCTACAAACAGGTCGACACCTGTGCCGGCGAGTTCGCGGCCTCGACGCCGTACTACTACTCCGCGCGTAAGCCCGCGACGTTCACCGGACCCTTCGAGGGCGAGACCGCCGCGGGCGAACTCCAGGTCGACCGCGACGCCGAGAGCGTGGTCGTAGTCGGCGGTGGTCCCATCCGCATCGGGCAAGGCGTGGAGTTCGACTACTGTTCAGTCCACGCAGTGCGTGCCCTCCGCGAGATGGGTATCGAGGCCCACGTGGTGAACAACAACCCCGAGACGGTGTCGACGGACTACGACACCTCCGACGGACTGTTCTTCGAACCCATCACCGCCGAGGAGGTCGCTGACACTATCGAGGCAACTGACGCCGACGGTGTGATGGTCCAGTTCGGCGGCCAGACCTCTGTCGACGTTGGCGACCCCCTCAAAAACGAACTCGACCGCCGCGGGCTTGACTGTGAGATCATGGGCACGAGCGTCGACGCGATGGACCTCGCAGAGGACCGCGACCGCTTCAACCGCCTGATGACCGACCGCGGGATCGACCAGCCCGCTGGGGGGTCGGCCACCAGCGAACAGGAAGCGCTCGACCTGGCGCACGAAATCGGCTACCCCGTGCTCGTGCGCCCGTCGTACGTGCTGGGCGGGCGTGCGATGGAGGTCGTCTACGGCGATGACGAACTCCGCGAGTACGTCGAGGAAGCGGTGCGTGTCTCCCCGGAGAAACCAATCCTCATCGACTCGTTCCTCGCTGGCGCAGTGGAACTCGACGTGGACGCGGTGTCCGATGGCGAAGACGTGCTCATCGGCGGCATCATGGAGCACGTCGAGACTGCGGGCATCCACTCAGGCGACTCCGCCTGCGTCATCCCGCCGCGTTCGCTGGACAAAGAGACACTCGGTCGCGTGCGCGACGTGGTCGAAGAGATTGCCGAAGCGCTCGAAACCGTCGGCCTGCTGAACGTCCAACTTGCGGTCAAGGATGGCGACGTGTTCGTGCTCGAAGCGAACCCGCGCTCCTCGCGGACGGTGCCGTTCGTCTCGAAGGCGACGGGCGTCCCCATCGCCAAACTCGCCGCCCGTGCGATGGCGGGCGAGTCGCTCGCAGAGATGGAGATTGCCGAGCAAATTCCGGACCAGCCGAGCGTGAAGGAGGTCGTGCTCCCGTTCGACCGCCTGCCAGAGTCGGACCCGCGTCTCGGCCCGGAGATGAAGTCCACCGGCGAGGTGATGGGCACCGCCAACAGCTTCGGCGCGGCCTACGGTAAGGCCCAAATCGCCGCCCACAACGCGATTCCGCAAACGGGAACCGTCGCGGTCGATGGCGACTGGGACGAGGACGTGGTGGTGGCGTTCGCGGACCACCTTGACGTGGTCGAGCCTGACGACCTGGGCGCGGCGCTGCGTGAGGGGACCGTCGACCTCCTCCTTTCGACAGAACTCGAGAGCCTCAAAAGCGCCGTCGAGGAGCAAGTCGCCTATCTCTCGACGGACGCGGCCGCCCGCGCCGCGCTGGAGGCACTCGACGCCGGCGAGGGGATCGAAGGAACGCTCGCTGGGACTGACGTCGCCGCACTCTCGGACCGCCCGACCACGAAGCGAAACTGGGGCCAGTAG
- a CDS encoding inorganic polyphosphate/ATP-NAD kinase (KEGG: hbo:Hbor_07910 sugar kinase~HAMAP: inorganic polyphosphate/ATP-NAD kinase~PFAM: ATP-NAD/AcoX kinase) — translation MVAGVIWAMLVGIIAKRDNRRASFLAAEIRDSLREADVEVWLDEATADAHDESGHPVEEMADCDLAVSIGGDGTFLFAARNVGDTPILGVNLGEVGFLNAVGPEEAVSEVLSEVRALREGELPVREAPRLLATGDGWESEAAANEVVLQGRQRGHGGGVDVELRVDGSLFSSGRADGVLVATPTGSTAYNLSEGGPLVHPGSPSMVVNEMCAAEGMPPLVTDLDSEITIRLSGPDTGYVVSDGRAARELDLPTMVTVTTADDPVRIAGPEADFFEALNKLD, via the coding sequence GCAATGCTGGTCGGTATCATCGCCAAACGCGACAACAGGCGGGCCTCGTTCTTGGCCGCGGAAATCCGGGATTCCCTCCGCGAAGCCGACGTCGAGGTCTGGCTGGACGAGGCCACCGCCGACGCGCACGACGAGTCTGGCCACCCCGTCGAGGAGATGGCCGACTGCGACCTCGCGGTCTCCATCGGTGGCGACGGGACGTTTCTGTTCGCTGCCCGCAACGTCGGCGACACGCCAATCCTCGGCGTGAATCTGGGGGAAGTCGGCTTTCTCAACGCTGTCGGCCCGGAGGAGGCCGTCAGCGAAGTCCTGTCTGAGGTGCGCGCGCTTCGGGAGGGTGAACTACCAGTCCGTGAGGCTCCTCGCCTGCTCGCCACCGGAGACGGGTGGGAGAGTGAGGCAGCCGCCAACGAGGTCGTGCTTCAAGGCCGGCAGCGTGGACACGGCGGCGGCGTCGATGTGGAACTCAGAGTCGACGGCTCGCTGTTCTCCTCGGGCCGGGCCGACGGCGTGCTCGTCGCGACCCCCACCGGCTCGACCGCCTACAACCTCTCAGAAGGTGGGCCGCTCGTCCACCCGGGCAGCCCGTCGATGGTCGTCAACGAGATGTGTGCCGCCGAGGGGATGCCGCCGCTGGTGACTGACCTCGACAGCGAGATCACGATTCGCCTCTCCGGGCCGGATACTGGGTATGTTGTCAGCGACGGTCGTGCAGCTCGGGAGCTCGACCTCCCGACGATGGTGACGGTGACGACCGCAGACGATCCGGTCCGCATCGCCGGGCCGGAGGCAGATTTCTTCGAGGCGCTCAACAAGCTCGACTGA